The genomic window CAAGATGATTAGGGTTGCGATTGCACTACCGGGCTGGCGAGGCTTGCGGGGTGGTTGGGGTTCAGCTTTTCCCTCTGGCGACGGTGCGTAGGCGTAGCCCGTCGTAGACATCGCCTGAAAAAATCTGCTTTAATAACTACTCACGCAGACAGCCCCCGAAAAAGCGATGTCTACGACAGGCTGCACCTACGCTCAATATGTTGGTTGATGAGCGTGCGACTGCGCTTTGCCCGTCGTAGACATCGCCTGATCTTCCAAGTGCGATCGCCGTTCCTTATAGCGAGAGTCAAACAATAAAAGCGATCGCTCCTAGCATGATGGTTGATGAGCGTGCGACAGCGCAAAGCCCGTCGTAGACATTGCCTATCTTGTAGGATGTGTTAAAAGGTACAGCACCAATATCTAAAATCATAGGTCTTGTGCCCCTACAATCCCGTGCGTCCCGACGCCAATATTGATTTAGTGCGATAATTTAACATTAGTTCGATCAAGCTAAAAAAGCAATGAGGGTAAGACTTGTAAGTTTATATATTACCAGTTCTGTTATCAACACAAATAATTAAAAGGATGAAGCAATTGAGTAATCTAGATAGAGTTTTAGATGCGGCAATGGAGCTGCCTTTAGAGCAGCAAGAAATGCTGGTACAAATTCTCAAAAACCGAATTATTGAAAGTCGGCGAGATGAAATCGCCTCAGATGCAGCAGCTTCCATTGCTGAATTCCAAGCAGGTAGGCTCAAAGTCCAGACTGCTGCCGAAGCTATTCTTGAATTACGGGAATATCTCAATAACCCAAATGCAGCCGATGTATAGGTTGGTTATCACTAGCAAATTTAAAAGAGTTTTCCGAAAATTTGCTCGTCGTAATGCTGACTTGCAAACCAGAATAGAAGAAACTATTGCTGCTATGGAGAATGATATATTTGCAGCTAACTTGGGTACTCACAAGCTAGAGGGAAAGTTATCAGGGTTACTTTCATGCTCTTGTGGATATGATTGTCGCATTGTTTTCTCACTGAAAACCGATGACGAAAGTGAGGAGCAAGTTGTTCTTTTGCTAGACATTGGTACTCATGACGATGTTTATTAGCTCAATACAAGTAAAATCGCTGATTTTGGAGCAACTGTCTTAAAAGTCAAGCGTAGGCGTAGCCCGTCGTAGACATCGCATCATGTATGATAATTGATGAGCGGGCGTAGGCGTAGTCCGTCGTAGACATCGCCAACAGAAATGCCGGTCTGACCAAAGCTGCCGATGATGTGAGTTAAAATCCTGATATCTTCATAACTACTCACGCAGACAGCCCCGAAAAAGCGATCGCTATGCTTCAGTATCCCCATCTCGAACAAGCGCTGAAATATCACTTCGGTTACGACCAATTCCGCCCCGGACAACGGCAAATTATCGAAGATGCGCTGCAAAATCGAGATTTAATGGTTGTGATGCCGACTGGTGGCGGGAAATCTCTATGTTTTCAGCTACCAGCATTGTTAAAAAATGGACTAACGGTAGTGGTGTCGCCGTTAATTGCTTTGATGCAAGACCAAGTAGAAGCACTGCGAAATAATAATATTAACGCCACATTTCTCAATAGCAGTTTGAATGCTTACAAAGTGCGATCGCGGGAAGAAGCCATCCTCAGCGGGAAAGTAAAATTACTTTACGTCGCCCCTGAACGTCTGCTGAGTGAAAGGTTTTTACCGTTTCTCGATTTAGTTAAAGAAAAAATCGGTATTTCTAGCTTTGCTATTGATGAAGCGCACTGCGTTTCGGAATGGGGACACGATTTTCGTCCAGAATATCGCCAGTTAAAATCTCTGCGGAAACGCTACCCTGATGTTCCTACCGTTGCCCTCACCGCTACAGCAACCGATCGCGTCCGTAGTGATATTATTCAACAATTAGGACTAAAGCAACCAAGCATCCATCTTGCCAGTTTTAACCGGGAAAATCTTTATTACGAAGTTCGTCCTAAAACTAAATATGCTTACGCTGAATTGTTAGAACTAATTCGAGAAACTGAAGGTTCGACAATTATTTATTCTTTAACTCGGAAAAAAGTTGATGAACTCACTTTTAAACTGCAAAATGATAAAGTTATTGTTCTGCCTTATCACGCTGGATTAACTGATGAGGAACGTAGTAGTAATCAAACACGATTTATTCGAGATGATGTCCGGGTTATGGTGGCAACAATCGCCTTTGGGATGGGAATTAATAAACCCGATGTGCGTTTAGTAGTTCACTTCGATCTGCCCAGAAATATAGAAAGTTATTATCAAGAATCGGGTAGGGCAGGTAGAGACGGGGAACCATCTCGGTGTACAATATTTTTCAGCTTTGGTGATGTTAAAACAATTGAATGGAGTATAGATCAAAAAACTGATCCTCAAGAACAGTTGATTGCCAAACAACAATTGCGGCAGATGATCGATTACGCTGAAGGCAC from Nostoc sp. UHCC 0926 includes these protein-coding regions:
- a CDS encoding type II toxin-antitoxin system RelE/ParE family toxin, translating into MQPMYRLVITSKFKRVFRKFARRNADLQTRIEETIAAMENDIFAANLGTHKLEGKLSGLLSCSCGYDCRIVFSLKTDDESEEQVVLLLDIGTHDDVY
- the recQ gene encoding DNA helicase RecQ, whose protein sequence is MLQYPHLEQALKYHFGYDQFRPGQRQIIEDALQNRDLMVVMPTGGGKSLCFQLPALLKNGLTVVVSPLIALMQDQVEALRNNNINATFLNSSLNAYKVRSREEAILSGKVKLLYVAPERLLSERFLPFLDLVKEKIGISSFAIDEAHCVSEWGHDFRPEYRQLKSLRKRYPDVPTVALTATATDRVRSDIIQQLGLKQPSIHLASFNRENLYYEVRPKTKYAYAELLELIRETEGSTIIYSLTRKKVDELTFKLQNDKVIVLPYHAGLTDEERSSNQTRFIRDDVRVMVATIAFGMGINKPDVRLVVHFDLPRNIESYYQESGRAGRDGEPSRCTIFFSFGDVKTIEWSIDQKTDPQEQLIAKQQLRQMIDYAEGTDCRRTIQLGYFGERFPGNCGNCDNCRHPKPMQDWTIEAMKFLSCVARCKERFGMLHIIDVLRGAKKDKIIQYEHDKLSTYGIGKDRTLDEWRMLGRSLLHQGLIEQTSDGYSVLKLNALSWQVMRKQRPVSLAVTTVQKITWEQGSEKAEEAEVLLQKLRSLRKQLADEQSVPPYVIFHDSTLKLMVQVQPQNLAEFAKLSGVGSHKLAQYGEKFITEICAYRQEKGLQNKSVTSASVSSPNSSSYTELQTLQLHQQGLNIAQIAQKRNLSPATVSNHLEKLIEKNQPVDLNQLVPLEHQQKIWQVLEVLGDISLTPIKEQLGESYTFDEIRLVRSKWRRENRK